In the Sulfurivermis fontis genome, TCCAGGGACTGCCGGGGTTTCCACGCTGACCCCCTCGATATAACTGAGTCGTTCCAGGCGCATACGTGAGCGTTTGACACGTTCGGTAGATATCCAACCACTCTCCATCTGGCGCAACTCGCGCCGTATAACCTCATCTCGTGTTTTGGCATTACCCAGGACATTGACTCTGCGAACATAGACGCGCTTACCGGGATCGACAAAAAACGTCAGCGAGACCTCTTTCTTCTCCTCGTCCAACTCGGGCATGGCATTGATATTGGCAAAGGCATAACCTTCATTACCCAGGCGCTCACTGATGCGTGTTGTGCTTTCCGTGATCTGCTTACGTGAAAAGGTATCACCCGGCTGGATGCTGATCAGTTCGCGCAGAACCTCGTGCGGTACAATGCTCTCGCCCGCCATTTTTACTTCGCGCACAGTGTAGCGCTCGCCCTCGCTGACATTGACGGTGACGTAGATATGTTCATAGTCGGGTGTGATGGAAACCTGGGTAGAGTCGATCTTGAAGTTGATGTAGCCACGGTCCAGGTACCAGGAGCGCAGGGTTTCCAGATCGCCAGCCAATTTCTGCTTGGAATATTTATCTTTGTCGCTGAACAGTGAAAATGGCGGGCGCGAACCGAGCTGAAACTGGCGCAACAATTCTTCGCTGGAGAAGGCCTTGTTACCGACAATATTGATACGATAAATTGTGGCAACATCACCTTCCGCGACAGCGATATGTATAGCGACACGATTGCGCTCTTCGGGCGTAATGGTGGACTTCAACCCCATGCCGTATTTACCCATGGCCAGGTACTGGCGTTTCAATTCCTGCTCCACCTTATCCAGCATGGAACGATCGAATACGCGCCCCTCGGCAAAACCGATGCGTTTGAGACTTTCCAGCAACTGCTCGGTGGGAATGCTCTTGTTACCTTCGATGCTGATGCTGGAAATGGCGGGACGTTCGGCGACAAATATCACCAGGGTGTCGCCCTCCCGCTCCAGCACTACATCCTTGAAGAAACCCGTGCGATACAGCGCCTGAATCGCCTCCACGCTTACCTTGTCATCGAACTGGTCGCCACGCTTGAGCGGCAGATAATTGAATACGGTGCCGATGGAAATACGTTGCAGACCCTCAACGCGAATATCATCGATGACAAAGGGATCCAAGGCCCAGGCAGGCAGTGGCAAGGTAGCACAAGCCAGCGCTATCACGCGCGCCAGGTGCGGGCTTCTATTCTTCATTCTCCCCCCATCAGGCGTGCCAGATCGTTATACATGGCCAGGGTCATCAGCATCACAATAAGGGCAATACCTATGCGGGCAGCCATTGCCTCGGTCTGTTCCGATACCGGGCTGCCCTTGATCCCCTCAATCAGATAAAACAGCAGGTGACCACCATCAAGAATCGGTACTGGCAACAGGTTCAATACCCCCAGGCTGATGCTGACCACCGCCAGGAAAGCAAGGAATTGTGCGAAGCCGGCCAAGGCCGAACTCCTGGCATAAACTGCGATGGTGATCGGTCCGCTGATATTTTCCGTCGACACCCGTCCGACGACCATTTCGCCCAGCATACGCACGGTCAGGGCGGACATGTCCCAGGTTTTGTGTAGTGCGGCACCGATAGCGGCCACAGGTCCGAGACGCCACTCGCTGCGTAGATGCTCGGCCAGTTGTGGATTGATGCGCACGCCCGCACCGATACGTCCTACCATACCAGCCGCTGTCTCATGTGCAACCGGCCGCACCTGCACCTCGAATTCCTCACTGCCACGCCGCACCCGGAACTGCAAGTCGGTCTCTGGATTTTCACGCACCTTGAGGACCATGTCCTCCCAATCGGCAATAGCGATACCGTCGATGGCAACGATTTCATCGCCCGCCTGCAACCCTGCCCGGGCCGCCGCAGAATCGGGCGTTATCTCATCGAGCACCGGAGCAATATGTGGTCGATAGGGCTGCAGGCCAATCACCTTGCTGAAGGTATTGGCATCTACTTCTCCCTGCAATTGATCGAGAGGCAGCTGATAGCGGTATTCGACGCCGCCGTCATTCACCGTGACGGTTACTGCTTCCTTGCGCAAGGCATAAGGCAGCAGCGACTCCAGCACTGCACCCCAGGTCGGCGTGGCGCGGCCGTCCACTGCCAGCACCTCCTGTTCGCTGCGCAAGCCGGCCTGATATGCCAGACTCGTCGGCGCCATATCCCCCAGCAAAGGACGCATGCCTGGAGTGCCGGTGACATACATCAACCAGTAGGCCAGTACGGCAAACAGCAGATTGAACAACGGCCCGGCAGCCACAATGGCAGTACGCTTGCGCAAGGGTTGCCGGTTGAAGGCCCGGTCCAGTTCATGTGCGGCCACATCGCCTTCGCGTTCATCCAGCATCTTGACATAGCCACCGAGCGGAATGGCTGCGATGACATATTCGGTTTGATCAGGTCCACTGCGACGCAGCCACAATGGTTTACCAAAACCGATGGAGTAACGTAATACTTTGACCCCCATGCGCCGTGCTACCCAATAGTGGCCGAATTCATGTACTGCAATCAGCACACTGATGGCGAAAACGAACAGCAGTGGTGTCAGGAGAAAATCAAGCATCAGTGCCTCAGACCCCGCATCGCCACCTGACGTTCCGCTGCCATGCGCGCAGCGGCGTCATCGGCAAGAATTTGCTCCATGCTGTCGGCGTCATGGGCAGTGACTTCCATCAGCACCGCCTCGATCACCTGCGGGATGGCGGTATAGGCGATACGGCGCTGCAGGAAAGACTCTACCGCTATCTCGTTGGCGGCATTGAGGATGGCCGAGCTGGTTCCACCGGACTCCATCGCCTCCACGGCGAGGCGCAGGCAGGGAAAACGGTTCAGATCGGGGGCACTGAAATCCAGCCGCGCCACACTGAAGATATCCAGGCTACCGACACCGGACTCCATGCGCTCCGGCCAGGCCAGGGCGTGTGCAATGGGTGTACGCATGTCCGGATTACCGAGTTGCGCCAATACCGAACCATCGACATATTCGACCATCGAGTGGATTACGCTCTGCGGATGCAACACCACCTGCACCTGTGCCGGTGTGGTGTTGAACAACCAGCAGGCCTCGATCACCTCCAGACCCTTGTTCATCATGGTGGCGGAATCCACCGATATCTTGCGCCCCATGCTCCAGTTGGGATGAGCCACCGCCTGCTCCGGAGTAACGGCAGCCAACTGCTCGAGCGGTGTGGTGCGGAAGGGACCACCTGAAGCGGTGAGCAGGATGCGGCGCACACCGACATGCTCGAAGCCAGTGGAAAAACCCGAGGGCATGCACTGGAAGATGGCGTTGTGCTCACTGTCGATGGGCAGCAGCACGGCATTGTTCTGCTGTATCGCCTCCATGAACAGGCGGCCCGACATCACCAGTGCCTCTTTGTTGGCAAGCAGCACATGCTTGCCGGCGCGCGCCGCGGCGAGTGTCGGCAGCAGGCCGGCCGCGCCTACAATAGCCGCCATGACATACTCGACTTCTGGCAGTGCAGCGACCTGCTCCAAACCGGAAGTTCCCGCCAACACAATAATGTCCGGCGCGCTGTCACGCAGGCGGGCCGCCAGACGCTCGGCAGCCGTGGCATCACCCATCACGGCATAGGCAGGACGAAACTCCAGACACTGTTCATACAGCTTGTCCACCTGACTGTTGGCGGTGAGGGCTACCACACGATAACGGTCACGGTGCCGCCCCAACACATCCAGCGTGCTGCGCCCAATCGAACCGGTCGCGCCGAGTACGGTCACACCGATCATGACAACGCGTGCCAGAGGAAGAAACCAAACACGAACACCGGCGCCGCCGCGGTAAGGCTGTCGATACGGTCGAGCACACCGCCATGTCCGGGCAACAGACCACCGCTATCCTTCACCGCAGCGAGCCGCTTGAACATGCTCTCGGTCAGATCACCGACAATCGATGCAGCCACTACAAGCAGGGTTAGGGGCAACATCCAGGAAAGCGCCGTCAGTGGTAAACCAAGCAGCGGCGTGCCAAGCAGAGTGATGAGCAGGGTCGCGGCCATCGCACCGCCGACACCAGCCCAGGTCTTGCCGGGACTGACCTGCGGCGCCAGCTTGCGCCGACCGTAGGCATGGCCGGCGAAATAGGCGCCGATATCCGCGCCCCAGACGAGCAGTATGACAAACAAGGCATGGCGCGGCCCGGTGTGCCACTGCAGGCCGGCCAGACTGACCCAGCCAGGCAACAGGGTCAGCATGCCGGCGAAGCTCACCAGGCTGGGATACCGCTTCCACAGTGCGCCGCCGTGCGGAAAACGCAGCACGAAAACCAGCGCTACACACCACCACAGCACGCCGGCGGCGGCAACGAAAAACAGCAGATAGCCGATCGTGTCGCGATTGAGCAGTGCAATCATGACACCGACGAAGATCGCGACATAAAAGTGGCGCAGGACCACGTGTTGCAGGCCCGCCAGGCGTGACCACTCCCAAGCGCCCAAAACGAAAATGACGCCGAGTATGGCCGCAAACCAAGGTCCAGGCAGCGCCAGCGTAGCCCAAATGGCCAGAGGAGCCAGAATCAGCGCCGTGATTACACGTAGCTTAAGCATCGAGCAATTGCTCCACCTGCTCGCCGGTGCGACCAAAGCGCCGCTGCCGACTGGCGAAGGATTCCAGTGCTGCAGCGAAGGCCTGCTCGTCGAATTCAGGCCACAGCAGCGGGGTGAAATAGAGTTCGGTATAGGCCAATTGCCAGAGCAGAAAATTACTGATGCGCTGCTCGCCGCCGGTACGGATGAACAGATCCGGCTCCGGCAATCCCGCCAAGGAGAGGTGCGTTTCGATGACTGCCGGAGTGATGGCATCGGCCGCCAGCTCACCGCGCGCTACTTGTTCAGCCACGAAGCGACAGGCTTGGGTGATATCCCAGCGCCCACCGTAATTGGCGGCGATAATCAGATTAAGAGCCGTATTGCCGGACGTGAGTTCCTCGGCAGCAGCGATGCGCTTTTGCAGCTCAGGGGCAAAGGCACTGCAATCGCCGATGATGCGCAGCCGCACACCGTGCTTGTGCAGCTTTTTGACCTCCATGTCGAGGGCGGTCATGAACAGATTCATCAGCAGCCCTACTTCTTCCGCCGGACGGCGCCAGTTTTCGCTGCTGAAGGCAAACAGGGTCAGATATTCGATACCCCGTTCAAGGCATCCCTTGACCATGGCCCGCACGCTGTCCATGCCGGCCTTGTGACCGGCAAAGCGCGGCAGTCCGCGCTTGCGTGCCCAGCGCCCGTTGCCATCCATGATGATGGCCACATGGCGCGGGAGTTTGCGGGCATACAGTTCGGAGTCGGACATGGAACGCTAGTTACAAGTTTCAAGTTGCAAGTTGCAAAAAGAAAATCCCCGTTAGTTAAACACCCGCCAGTGACTTTCCCTCTCGTCACTTGCCACTTGTAACTTGGAACTCAAATTTCCATCAGGTCCTTTTCCTTCGTTTCCAGGACCTTGTCGACTTCGACAATGTAACGGTCCGTGAGTTTCTGGATTTCATCCTGGCCACGGCGCTCGTCGTCCTCGCTGATCTCCTTGGCCTTGAGCAGCTCTTTCAGATCATTGTTGGCATCGCGGCGGATGTTGCGGATGGCCACCTTGGCACCTTCTCCTTCGTGACGCACCACCTTGATCAACTCGCGGCGGCGTTCCTCGGTGAGCGGCGGCATGGGGATACGTATCACGGTGCCGGCGGAACTGGGATTGAGTCCCAAGTCGGAGGTAAGGATGGCCTTTTCCACCGCTTGGATCATATTGCGCTCCCACAGGGTGATGGTGAGGGTACGGGCATCCTCCACACCGATATTACCCACCTGGCTCAGCGGCACCATCGAACCATAATACTCCACGGTGATGTGCTCCAGCAGGCTGGGATGGGCGCGGCCGGTGCGCAATTTGGTCAGTTCACCCTTCAGCGCGTCCACGCTCTTCTTCATGCGCGTTTCGGCGTCTTTCTTGATGTCGTTGAGCATGTTTCCTCCAAAGCCTAGGCTTCGACCTGGGTGCCCTCGTCCCGTCCCAGCATGATGTTCATCAGGGCGCCCGGCTTGTTCATATTGAACACACGCAGCGGCATGCGGTGATCACGGCACAGCACGATGGCGGTGGCATCCATCACCTCCAGCTTGCGCTCCAGTACCTCGTCATAGGTCAGCCGACCGTAGCGGGTGGCGCTCGGATCTTTCACTGGATCGGCGCTGTAGACACCATCTACCTTGGTAGCCTTGAGTACCAGGTCAGCATTGATCTCGATGCCGCGCAGACTGGCGGCCGAGTCGGTGGTGAAGAAGGGGTTGCCGGTTCCGGCAGCGAAGATCACCAGCCGCCCCTTTTCCAGGTGACGGATGGCCTTGCTGCGCACGAAATCTTCGCACACGGCGGGGATCGGCAGGGCCGACATCACCCGCACTTGCAGCCCTTCCTTTTCCAACGCCCCTTGCATGTTGAGAGAGTTGATCACCGTGGCCAACATGCCGATCTGATCGGCTGCCGCCCGGTCCATGCCGGACGACGCCAGACTGACACCACGGAAGATATTGCCGCCGCCGATCACCACGCCGACCTGCACCCCCGCCCTGACCACCGCGGCAATCTCCCGGGCGATGCGTTGAGCGACTTCCGGGTCGATACCGAACCCCTGCTTGCCCATTAGGGCCTCACCGCTCAGCTTGAGCAGGACGCGGTGGTAAACCGGTTTGGCGGCGTCTCCCATGACTTACTTGCTCGTGGCGGCGGCCTGGGCGGCCACTTCCTCGGCGAAATTGACGGTCTTCTTCTCGATGCCCTCGCCTACCTCGAAGCGGGTGAAACCGATCACCTTGGCGCCGGCGTCCTTCACCAGCTTCTCCACGCTGATGTCCGGGTTCTTGACGAAGGGCTGGCCCAGCAGGGTGACTTCCTTGAGGAACTTCTTGATGCGGCCGTCCACCATCTTGGCGATGATGTCGGCGGGCTTGCCGCTGTCGGCGGACTGCGCGGTATAGATCTCGCGCTCCTTCTCGATCAGCTCGGCCGGTACCTGATCCTCGGACACACACTGCGGACGGCTGGCGGCCACATGCATGGCGATGTCGCGGGCCAGTTCGGCAGTGCCGCCCTGCAACTCGACCACCACGCCGATGCGGGTGCCGTGCAGATAGTTCACCAGGATGTTATCGCTGTTGTAGGCCACCATGCGGCGCACGGCGGAGTTCTCGCCGATCTTGGCGATCAGAGCCTTGGTAGCGTCGGCCACGGTCATACCGTCGGGCATCTTGGCGGCCAGCAGGGCGTCGATGTCGTTGGCGCCGGAGTTCAGGGCCACCTCGCCCACGGCGTTGGCGAAGTTGCGGAAATCGTCGCCCTTGGTGACGAAGTCGGTTTCGCAGTTCACTTCCACCATCACCAGGCGCTTGCCGTCGGCGGCGGCCTTGACGATGATCAGGCCCTCGGCAGCGGTGCGGCCGGCCTTCTTGTCGGCCTTGGCCATGCCGGCCTTACGCATGTGCTCGATGGCGGCCTCGATGTCGCCGTTGGTTTCCGTCAGGGCCTTCTTGCACTCCATCATGCCGGCGCCGGTGCGCTCACGCAGGTCCTTGACCAGGGCAGCGGTAATTTCAGCCATCTTGTAATCCTCGCTAGAAAATCGGAAATCTGTCGGCGGCCTGCGGCCGCCGGTTCGGCAATACATTCAAAAAAGGGGGCCTGGCCCCCTTTTTTGTCTTCAGGTCGCCATCCGGCTTAACGGGCGGTTTCTTCGACCTCGACGAACTCGTCCACCGCACCGGCGCCGGACGCGCTGCGGCCGGCCAGGATGCTGTCCGCCGCTGCCTGCACGTACAGGGTGATGGCGCGGATGGCGTCGTCGTTGCCGGGGATGACGTAGTCGACACCGTCCGGGCTGTTGTTGGTATCGACCACGCCGATCACCGGGATACCCAGGGTCTTGGCCTCGGCGATGGCGTTCTTCTCATGGCCGACGTCGATGATGAACAGGGCGTCCGGCAGGCTGGCCATGTCCTTGATACCACCGATGGAGCGCTGCAGTTTGTCGATCTCGCGGCGCATCAGCAGCGCTTCCTTCTTGGAGACGCGGTTCATGCTGCCGTCCTGCTCCATGCTCTCCAGATCCTTCAGCCGCTTGATGGACTGCTTGACGGTCTTGAAGTTGGTCAGCATGCCGCCCAGCCAGCGGTGGTTGACGTAGGGCATACCGCAGCGCTGTGCCTCGGCGGCGATGATGTCGCGGGCCTGGCGCTTGGTGCCGACGAACAGGATGGTGCCGCGCTTGGATGCCATGGAACCCAGGAAATTCATCGCCTCGTTGAACAGCGGGACGGTCTTTTCCAGGTTGACGATGTGGACTTTGTTGCGGGCGCCGAAGATGTAGGGCGCCATCTTCGGGTTCCAGTAACGGGTCTGGTGGCCGAAATGAACACCGGCCTCCAGCATCTGACGCATGGTCACGTTTGCCATTTGAAACATTCCTCTTTCAGGGTTGGGCCTCCACGTACCCCGCTGGCCGACCCCCGGGTGATAGACCCTGAAGGCACCCCGGCCAGTGTGACGGTACGTGTGCGGATTTGAAAAACTAAAAACTCAATAAACGCGGGTTTGCCTATTGAAGCCGCGCTTTATACCATAATCACCGTTCCGCAACAACGGCATACCCGCCCCGATGCGGCCGTCCGACAGCCGCCAACCCCCAGGAATCGCTGCATGAGCGTCACCATCAAGACCCCGGAAGAACAGGAAAAAATGCGCGTGGCCGGCCGCCTGGCCGCCGAGGTGCTGGAGATGATCGCACCCCATGTGCAGCCCGGGGTGACCACCGACACGCTGGACCGGCTGTGCCACGACCATATCGTCAACGTCCAGCAGGCCATCCCGGCACCGCTCAACTACCACGGCTACCCCAAGTCCATCTGCACCTCCATCAACCATCAGGTCTGCCACGGCATCCCCAATGACCGTGAGCTGAAGGACGGCGACATCGTCAATCTGGACATCACAGTGATCAAGGATGGCTACCACGGCGACACCAGCATGATGTTCCTGGTGGGCAAACCATCCATCAAGGCCGAACGCCTGTGCCGCGTCGCCCATGAATGCCTGTTGGTCGGCATCCGCCTGGTGCGGCCGGGGGTACGCCTGGGGGACATCGGCCACGCCATCCAGCACCATGCCGAGGCCAACGGCTACTCCATCGTGCGCGAATACTGCGGCCACGGCATCGGCAAGGACTTCCATGAGGAGCCCCAGGTGCTGCACTACGGCACCCCCGGCACCGGCCTGGAACTGACCCCGGGCATGACCTTCACCATCGAGCCCATGGTCAACGCCGGCAAGCGCCACATCAAGCTGCTGCCCGACGGCTGGACCGTGGTGACCAAGGACCGCAGCCTGTCGGCCCAGTGGGAACATACCATCCTGGTCACCGACGACGGCTGCGAGGTGCTCACCCGCCGCTCCGGCGAGGTCATATAACCTTCTGATGGAAAAGGATGTCCTCTTCGACGGCGCGGCCTTCGACGACGCCCTCGCCGCGGGCGCCGCGCCCCTGCCCCTGTTCCGCGACGCCCTGCGCCAGGCCCATGCCGTGCTGGCACGGCGCTTCGAGCGCGGCGCCCCCATCGTCCAGTTGGTGCGCGGCCGCGCCTGGGTGGTGGACCAGCTGCTGGCCCGGGCCTGGCAACACCTCATGGCTGGGAGCCAACATCAGGCGGCCCTGGTCGCCGTGGGCGGCTACGGCCGTGGCGAACTGCATCCCTATTCCGACATCGACCTGATGGTTCTGCTGCCGGTGGGCGAACTGCCCGCCCTGCATCAGGCCCTGGAAGGGTTTCTGCTGTTCCTGTGGGACATGGGGCTGGAGGTGGGCCACAGTGTGCGCTCGGTGGCCGACTGCGAGCGCGAGGGCCGGGCCGACATCACTGTCGCCACCAATCTGATGGAGTCGCGCCTGCTGGGTGGCGACGCCGGCCTGTACTACGCCATGCGCCAGGTAGTCGGCCCGGACCACATCTGGCCGGTACGCGAGTTCTTCGCCGCCAAGTGGCAGGAACAGATCGCCCGTCACCGCAAGTTTCACGACACTGCCTACAACCTGGAACCCAACGTCAAGGAAGGCCCCGGCGGCCTGCGCGACATCCAGATGATCGGCTGGGTGGCCAAGCGCCACTTCGGCGGCCAGACCCTGGACGACCTGGTCGGCCACGGCTTCCTGACCCCCGGGGAATACCGCACCCTCATCGACGGCCAGAACTTCCTCTGGCGCGTACGCTTCGGCCTGCACCTGCTGGCCCGCCGCCGCGAAGACCGCCTGCTGTTCGACCACCAGCGCGCCCTCGCCCGCCAGTTCGGTTACCAGGATGAAGATGCCACCCTGGCGGTGGAGCAGTTCATGAAGCGCTACTACCGCACGGTGATGGAACTGGGCCAGCTCAACGAAATGCTGCTGCAACTGTTCCAGGAAAAGATCCTGCTCGTCGACGAGCCGGCGCAGATTGTCCCCCTCAACCGCCGCTTCCAGACACGCAACGGTTTTCTCGAGGTCAGCAACGACCTGGTATTCCGCCGTCAGCCCTTCGCCCTGCTGGAGCTGTTCCTCCTACTGGCGCAGCACGAACACCTCAAGGGCATACGCGCCGAGACCATCCGTCTGATCCGCAGCCACCTGCATCTCATCGACGACGAATTCCGCGCCGACCTGCGCTGCCGCAGCCTGTTCATGGAACTGCTGCGCCAACCGCGCGGCGTACACACTGCCTTGCGCCACATGAACCGCTTCGGCCTGCTCGGCGCCTACCTGCCGGCCTTCGGCCGCATCGTCGGCCAGATGCAACACGACCTGTTCCACGTCTATACCGTGGACGAACACACCCTGTTCGTGCTGCGCAACGTGCGCCGCTACGCCTATACGCAATACAAGGCCGAGTTCCCGCTATGCAGCGAGCTGATGGACCAGATCCCCAAGCGCGAAGTGCTGTACGTCGCCGCCCTGTTTCACGACATCGCCAAGGGCCGCGGCGGCGATCACTCGGTGCTGGGGGCCGAAGAGGTAACGGAATTCTGCCGCAACCACCAGCTGTCCGACTACGACACCCGCCTCGCCGCCTGGCTGGTACGCAACCATCTGCTGATGTCGGCCACCGCCCAGCGCCAGGACATCAACGACCCGGACGTAGTGAACGCCTTTGCTGCCGCCGTGGGCGACCGCGTACATCTGGACTATCTCTATCTGCTCACCATCGCCGACATCCGCGCCACCAGCCCCACACTGTGGAACTCCTGGAAGGGCACCCTGCTCAACACGCTGTACAACAGCACACGCAACGCCCTGCGCCGCGGCCTCACCAACCCCATCGATGCCGACGAACTGATCGCCGAGACCAAGGAAGAGGCGCGCAAACGGGTGCGCGACCGTGCCGTTTCAGCGCAGGCCATCGACGCCCTCTGGTCGCGCCTGGACGACGACTACTTCCTGCGCTACACCATCGACGCCATTGCGTGGCATACCGAGTCGATCATTGCGGCGCAGGACAGCCCGCCGCCGCTAATTCTGATCCGCCAGCAGACCCAGCATGGCGGCACCGAGGTATTCATCTACACCCCACGCCACGACAACCTGTTCGCCCTTACCACCAGCACCCTGGATCAGATGGGGCTCACCATCACCGATGCCCGTATCATGACCTCGCGCGACGGCTACACCCTGGATACCTATATCGTGCTGGAGGAAGACGGCGCCCCGGTGAGCGATGCCTGGCGCATCCAGGAACTGGAAACCACGCTGCACGATGTGCTGGCCTATCCCGATGCACCTCCGCAAAAAGTCGAACGCCGCCTGCCGCGCCAACTGAAACACTTCACCATTCCGACCCAGGTTATCTTCCAACCCGATCCCTACAATGACCGCACGGTGATGGAGGTGATCAGTTCGGACCGCCCCGGGCTGCTGTCACAAATCGGCAAGGCATTGATGGAGTGCAACGTGCGCCTGCAGAATGCCAAAATCGCAACCCTGGGCGCCCGCGTGGAGGACATTTTCTTCATCACCGACGCGGCCAACCAGCCGCTGCACGATACACAGCAGATGGAGCAGTTGCGCCAGCGCATTGCGGCGTTGCTGGCGCCATAGGCGCGGGAGAGAACGCCTGACCTGCCATGCACAAAGTCAAGGCCGTAAACCTCGCCTGTCCGCTCGATGGCCTGCCGCTGACGCAGGGTGAGCGGCAGCTATGCTGTCCCGCAGGCCACAGTTTCGATATCGCGCGCCATGGCTATGTCAACCTGCTGCCGGTACAGAACAAGAAGTCCCGGGAACCTGGTGACAGCACTGAAATGGTCGAGGCTCGGCGTCGCTTCCTCAACGCCGGCTTCTATCGACCCATCGCCGACCAGCTCACGGCACTCATGCTGCAATCTTTGCCTGACACTGAACCTTGCATCGTGGATGCCGGCTGCGGTGAAGGTTATTACCTCGATCAGGTGAACCGGGTGCTGGCGGCAAACGGCCGCGATGCCACCCTCATCGGCCTCGATATCGCCAAACCCGCCGTTATCGCTGCCTGCCGGCGCAACAGGCAGCTCACCTGGCTGGTAGCCTCCAACAACAATCCGGCCATAATGCCGAAAACGGTGGACCTGATCCTGTGCCTGTTCGGTTTCCCGGTCTATCCCGCCTTCGCGCGCATGCTCAAACCGGGCGGCAGGCTACTGCTGGTGGATGCCGGCCCCGACCATCTGCTGGAGCTGCGCGAAGTCATTTATCCGGAAGTGCGCAAATCACCCCCGCCAGCCATCGATAAGGCGCAGCAGGCCGGATTCAAGCTCGTCGACAGCCGAACGCTGCGCTATCACACCGCCGCTCTCAACCATGAGCAGATCGCCGATCTGCTGCGGATGACGCCGCATCTCTACCGTGCCAGCTCCGTCGGCAAAGAGGCCGCAGCACGACTGAGCAGCCTCCGCCTGACAGTGGACGTGGTATTCCGCATCTTGGGAAGGTCCGAATAAGTCCATCTGAAGTTCTCAGGTCGCTCCCGCCCCTCCCTGGGCTGCGCGACATCAGTTCATCCGTGGACAAAACCACGCCAAGCGAAAAGTACGATTGTCGCTTGGGGGCCGTTGTACGCGCGCAAAGACGGCCTTACAGCTTCTGCAGGACAAACAGCCAACCCGGCACATCGACGCCCAGGTTCTGCCGCAATACGGCCGCCTCCTCCGCCAGTACCACGAAACCATGCTGTCTGGCCAGGGCGCGCACATAGCCCGCACCATGAGCATAACGTCCCGCCTCACACAGGACAAAGGTGTCCACGGCCCCCCGCTCCACCGAAAACAACAACCGCCCATCGCGCCTCAAGGCACGTCGTGCAGCAGCGAAGACCGGCGCCAGATCACCGAGATAAACGAACACATCGGCAGCCAGCAGCAAGTCGTATGGTGATGCCAGCGCCCGCAGCGTGGCCACTGCCTCGCCCACCTCGAGCACGTCATAGATGGCGCGCTCACGTGCCTTGTCCAACATGCGAGGAGACAGATCGACACCGGCGAGGTGTGCCGCGACATCACGAAATGCCATACCGGCGAGGCCGGTGCCGCACCCCAGGTCCAACACCTGCAAATCCCTGCCGCCACCGCAACGTTCGAACAGTTCGCGCAGCAGTGTCGGCGTGCGATAACCCAGCATGCCGGCCAGATGCTCATCGAAGTCATCGGCGTACTGGTCGAATAGCGCA is a window encoding:
- the bamA gene encoding outer membrane protein assembly factor BamA → MKNRSPHLARVIALACATLPLPAWALDPFVIDDIRVEGLQRISIGTVFNYLPLKRGDQFDDKVSVEAIQALYRTGFFKDVVLEREGDTLVIFVAERPAISSISIEGNKSIPTEQLLESLKRIGFAEGRVFDRSMLDKVEQELKRQYLAMGKYGMGLKSTITPEERNRVAIHIAVAEGDVATIYRINIVGNKAFSSEELLRQFQLGSRPPFSLFSDKDKYSKQKLAGDLETLRSWYLDRGYINFKIDSTQVSITPDYEHIYVTVNVSEGERYTVREVKMAGESIVPHEVLRELISIQPGDTFSRKQITESTTRISERLGNEGYAFANINAMPELDEEKKEVSLTFFVDPGKRVYVRRVNVLGNAKTRDEVIRRELRQMESGWISTERVKRSRMRLERLSYIEGVSVETPAVPGTADQVDVNYTIHERDAFGSLSFGVGYGDAQGVLFNASVSQDNFLGTGQRFSVDINNSKASTVYALNVVDPYYTMDGISRSLNFFYRTTDAGEASVADYWTDTYGAGVAFGIPVAEFTTVRVGGAYEHTYLKNVAQSSQRIQDFVADNGDTHEAYKLELGWTRDTRNRYLFPSSGQQISLGTELALPAGSLNFYKLSYRHKLYVPLSQSVTFSAGGELAYGNSYGDTVGTLPPFERYYAGGARTVRGYKSSSLGSAATKDSYGDPVGGNARVLGNLELILPGPFGENSNATRVGVFLDAGNVYDTGKESVDLGELRYASGLTLYWMTPVGAMTFTVAKALNAKPEDQTESFQFNLGTLY
- the rseP gene encoding RIP metalloprotease RseP, whose product is MLDFLLTPLLFVFAISVLIAVHEFGHYWVARRMGVKVLRYSIGFGKPLWLRRSGPDQTEYVIAAIPLGGYVKMLDEREGDVAAHELDRAFNRQPLRKRTAIVAAGPLFNLLFAVLAYWLMYVTGTPGMRPLLGDMAPTSLAYQAGLRSEQEVLAVDGRATPTWGAVLESLLPYALRKEAVTVTVNDGGVEYRYQLPLDQLQGEVDANTFSKVIGLQPYRPHIAPVLDEITPDSAAARAGLQAGDEIVAIDGIAIADWEDMVLKVRENPETDLQFRVRRGSEEFEVQVRPVAHETAAGMVGRIGAGVRINPQLAEHLRSEWRLGPVAAIGAALHKTWDMSALTVRMLGEMVVGRVSTENISGPITIAVYARSSALAGFAQFLAFLAVVSISLGVLNLLPVPILDGGHLLFYLIEGIKGSPVSEQTEAMAARIGIALIVMLMTLAMYNDLARLMGGE
- the ispC gene encoding 1-deoxy-D-xylulose-5-phosphate reductoisomerase → MIGVTVLGATGSIGRSTLDVLGRHRDRYRVVALTANSQVDKLYEQCLEFRPAYAVMGDATAAERLAARLRDSAPDIIVLAGTSGLEQVAALPEVEYVMAAIVGAAGLLPTLAAARAGKHVLLANKEALVMSGRLFMEAIQQNNAVLLPIDSEHNAIFQCMPSGFSTGFEHVGVRRILLTASGGPFRTTPLEQLAAVTPEQAVAHPNWSMGRKISVDSATMMNKGLEVIEACWLFNTTPAQVQVVLHPQSVIHSMVEYVDGSVLAQLGNPDMRTPIAHALAWPERMESGVGSLDIFSVARLDFSAPDLNRFPCLRLAVEAMESGGTSSAILNAANEIAVESFLQRRIAYTAIPQVIEAVLMEVTAHDADSMEQILADDAAARMAAERQVAMRGLRH
- a CDS encoding phosphatidate cytidylyltransferase — encoded protein: MLKLRVITALILAPLAIWATLALPGPWFAAILGVIFVLGAWEWSRLAGLQHVVLRHFYVAIFVGVMIALLNRDTIGYLLFFVAAAGVLWWCVALVFVLRFPHGGALWKRYPSLVSFAGMLTLLPGWVSLAGLQWHTGPRHALFVILLVWGADIGAYFAGHAYGRRKLAPQVSPGKTWAGVGGAMAATLLITLLGTPLLGLPLTALSWMLPLTLLVVAASIVGDLTESMFKRLAAVKDSGGLLPGHGGVLDRIDSLTAAAPVFVFGFFLWHALS
- the uppS gene encoding polyprenyl diphosphate synthase; the protein is MSDSELYARKLPRHVAIIMDGNGRWARKRGLPRFAGHKAGMDSVRAMVKGCLERGIEYLTLFAFSSENWRRPAEEVGLLMNLFMTALDMEVKKLHKHGVRLRIIGDCSAFAPELQKRIAAAEELTSGNTALNLIIAANYGGRWDITQACRFVAEQVARGELAADAITPAVIETHLSLAGLPEPDLFIRTGGEQRISNFLLWQLAYTELYFTPLLWPEFDEQAFAAALESFASRQRRFGRTGEQVEQLLDA